A single genomic interval of Candidatus Methylomirabilota bacterium harbors:
- a CDS encoding MGMT family protein yields MGAVDQRAPGLSFVRAVWRLVRRIPRGRVATYGQLAALLGRPGAARAVGQAMRRCPDDVPWHRVVNARGGISVRARMSGMLTQRLRLQAEGLALRGGRVALARHRWFPR; encoded by the coding sequence GTGGGAGCTGTCGACCAGCGCGCGCCCGGCCTGAGCTTCGTCCGTGCGGTGTGGCGGCTGGTGCGCCGCATCCCGCGGGGCCGGGTGGCGACGTATGGTCAGCTGGCCGCGCTGCTGGGACGGCCGGGCGCGGCGCGGGCGGTGGGGCAGGCGATGCGACGCTGCCCGGACGACGTTCCCTGGCACCGTGTCGTCAACGCCCGCGGCGGGATCAGCGTGCGGGCTCGCATGAGCGGCATGCTCACCCAGCGATTGCGTCTGCAAGCGGAAGGACTTGCCCTGCGGGGCGGCCGCGTGGCGCTGGCGCGTCACCGCTGGTTCCCGCGATGA
- a CDS encoding ABC transporter ATP-binding protein: MARYGVRYGAGVICLSTATLLSLLIPRTVQRAVEALERDPAVAPIASFAGLILFIALGNGVTRLASRFLIIGSAQRVESDIRDELYQSLLRFPPDFYARHAIGDLMARASSDISAVRSLVGFGGVSLISTLLAFVGALAAMIAVDPWLTLWALAPYPLLALLARGANVAIHERTQAAQEQLGVLSARVQETLVGIGVVRGYTMEPHATAEFDRANREHLHRTAALARTLSGFVPLSGLVAGLGALIALWLGGRAVMEGRLTLGALVAFNGYLAYLAWPTLALGFTLSLARRGLTSLARIQEIITAAPPPEPAGPPPPAPLAIRFVGLTFAYEGRGPALRDVSFAVAPGEVVALVGPTGSGKSTMGTLLARLWEPPAGTVFIADRDVTTISRGSLRALLGYVPQEAFLFSRSILDNVTLGRDGVTREAAGAAAVVAGVADEVQAFPAGWDTVVGERGLTVSGGQRQRLALARALVGEPRILVLDDVFASVDAAKEDEISWGLRRAAAGRTVLLMTHRLRAARAADRIVVLVEGRIAESGTHEELVAAGGAYAQLWRIQQLEEEIARA; encoded by the coding sequence GTGGCCCGCTACGGTGTCCGCTACGGCGCCGGCGTGATCTGCCTGTCGACGGCCACGCTGCTGAGCCTGCTGATCCCCCGCACGGTGCAGCGCGCCGTGGAAGCGCTGGAGCGCGATCCGGCCGTGGCCCCCATCGCCAGCTTCGCCGGTCTCATCCTGTTCATCGCGCTGGGCAACGGCGTGACCCGCCTGGCCTCGCGCTTCCTCATCATCGGCAGCGCCCAGCGCGTCGAGAGCGACATCCGCGACGAGCTCTATCAGAGCCTGCTGCGGTTTCCTCCCGACTTCTACGCCCGGCACGCCATCGGCGATCTGATGGCCCGGGCCTCGAGCGACATTTCGGCGGTCCGATCGCTGGTCGGTTTCGGCGGGGTGAGCCTGATCAGCACGCTGCTCGCCTTCGTCGGGGCGCTGGCCGCCATGATCGCCGTCGATCCCTGGCTGACCCTGTGGGCGCTGGCGCCGTACCCGCTGCTGGCGTTGCTGGCCCGGGGCGCCAACGTCGCCATCCACGAGCGGACCCAAGCCGCTCAGGAACAGCTGGGCGTGCTGTCGGCCCGTGTGCAGGAGACGCTGGTCGGCATCGGCGTCGTCCGCGGCTACACGATGGAGCCCCACGCCACTGCGGAGTTCGATCGGGCTAACCGCGAGCATCTCCACCGCACGGCGGCCCTGGCCCGCACGCTGTCGGGGTTCGTGCCCCTCAGCGGCCTCGTCGCGGGACTCGGTGCCCTCATCGCGCTGTGGCTCGGAGGCCGCGCCGTGATGGAGGGCCGACTGACCCTGGGAGCGCTGGTGGCGTTCAATGGCTACCTGGCCTACCTGGCCTGGCCGACGCTGGCCCTGGGCTTCACGCTGTCCCTGGCCCGGCGGGGGCTCACCTCGCTGGCGCGGATCCAGGAGATCATCACGGCGGCGCCGCCACCGGAGCCGGCCGGGCCGCCTCCGCCCGCTCCGCTGGCGATCCGCTTCGTCGGGCTGACGTTCGCCTACGAGGGCCGCGGACCGGCGCTGCGCGATGTCAGCTTCGCCGTGGCCCCGGGGGAGGTGGTGGCCCTGGTGGGGCCCACCGGCAGCGGCAAGTCGACGATGGGCACGCTGCTGGCGCGGCTGTGGGAGCCGCCGGCCGGCACGGTCTTCATCGCAGATCGCGACGTTACCACCATCAGCCGGGGAAGCCTTCGCGCGCTGCTGGGCTACGTGCCTCAGGAAGCGTTCCTCTTCTCCCGCTCCATCCTCGACAACGTCACGCTGGGGCGGGATGGGGTGACGCGGGAGGCGGCTGGTGCCGCGGCGGTGGTCGCCGGGGTCGCGGACGAGGTCCAGGCGTTCCCGGCCGGGTGGGACACGGTCGTGGGTGAGCGCGGCCTCACCGTCTCGGGCGGCCAGCGCCAGCGCCTGGCCCTGGCCCGAGCGCTGGTCGGAGAGCCGCGCATCCTGGTCCTCGACGACGTCTTCGCCAGCGTCGATGCGGCCAAGGAAGACGAGATCAGCTGGGGTCTGCGGCGGGCGGCCGCCGGCCGGACCGTGCTGCTCATGACGCATCGATTGCGCGCAGCGCGCGCGGCCGACCGCATCGTGGTGCTCGTCGAGGGACGCATCGCCGAGTCCGGGACGCACGAGGAGCTGGTCGCGGCAGGCGGCGCCTACGCGCAGCTCTGGCGTATCCAGCAGCTGGAGGAGGAGATCGCGCGTGCCTGA
- a CDS encoding glucose 1-dehydrogenase translates to MRLKDRVAVITGGGSGIGAATAVAMAAEGARVVVADLNEAGAKATVEHIEKAGGRGLSLRADVTVARDNQAMVERALAAFGSLDIFYANAGVPQWKLDIEDVDEEAFDRIMGVNVKGVWLGAKYALPVMKRRGRGVFLVTASTAATRPRPGSQTYAASKGAVLTLTKALALEAAPHGVRVVAIAPVATHTPMLPTFMNKKEVDEEGLARYVATVPLGRLNQPGDIARAAVFLASDDAAMITGSCLEVDGGRCI, encoded by the coding sequence ATGAGGTTGAAGGATCGGGTGGCGGTCATCACGGGGGGCGGCTCCGGCATCGGTGCGGCGACGGCGGTGGCGATGGCGGCGGAGGGAGCGCGGGTCGTCGTCGCTGACCTCAACGAGGCCGGCGCCAAGGCGACGGTCGAGCACATCGAGAAGGCGGGGGGACGCGGGCTGAGCCTGCGTGCCGACGTCACGGTGGCCCGGGACAACCAGGCGATGGTCGAGCGCGCCCTGGCCGCCTTCGGGAGCCTCGACATCTTCTACGCCAACGCCGGCGTGCCCCAATGGAAGCTCGACATCGAGGACGTCGACGAGGAGGCGTTCGACCGGATCATGGGGGTGAACGTCAAGGGCGTGTGGCTGGGCGCCAAGTACGCGCTGCCCGTGATGAAGCGTCGAGGCCGCGGCGTCTTCCTGGTGACGGCGTCGACGGCGGCGACCCGGCCCCGGCCGGGGAGCCAGACCTACGCGGCGTCCAAGGGCGCCGTCCTGACGCTCACCAAAGCGCTCGCCCTGGAGGCGGCTCCCCACGGTGTGAGGGTGGTGGCCATCGCTCCCGTGGCCACGCACACGCCGATGCTTCCGACCTTCATGAACAAGAAGGAAGTGGACGAGGAGGGTCTGGCCCGCTACGTGGCCACCGTTCCCCTGGGCCGGCTCAACCAGCCGGGCGACATCGCGCGCGCCGCCGTCTTCCTGGCCTCGGATGACGCCGCGATGATCACCGGCAGTTGCCTCGAAGTCGACGGCGGCCGGTGCATCTGA
- a CDS encoding ABC transporter ATP-binding protein: protein MPEPELEDVVGRVFDRRLVARLAQVTRPHARLLAATGLLFPFIAGLELLQPYLLKVAIDEHILRGDWVGLTGVATVFLGVLLALAGGRAAESYLMHLAGQRVMHDLRGRLFRHLLRQEAAFFDRNPVGRLMTRVLNDVEAISEAFTSGLVAVVGDVITLAGVVAVMLWMDWRLALVTFSLMPLLGGGAAYFRVRARDAYRTVRRRLARLNAFLQESLQGMTVIQLFGREAHEFTAFRRLNAELRRAMFTSTVWEASLYASVEALGSAALALLLWYGAGQITAEALSFGTLVAFIQYTNRFFLPIRDLGAKYTVMQAAMASSERVFALLDREPAIVTPPAIPPAARPAAPAVALRGVWFAYTGQDWVLRDCSLEVAPGEHVALVGPTGEGKSTCARLLNRAYDVQQGQVLVAGVDVREWDLERLRRHVGVVFQETVLFSGTVEANLMTVADGRVSRTDLLRILEAARCGPLLEVLPRGLEEELVERGANLSHGQRQLLAIARALVYNPAVLVLDEATSSVDPESEALIRHAIAGLAEGRTTITIAHRLSTAQRADRILVLHHGRIHEEGRHAELLARGGVYARLWELSTSARPA, encoded by the coding sequence GTGCCTGAGCCGGAGCTCGAGGACGTCGTCGGCCGCGTCTTCGACCGCCGGCTCGTCGCTCGTCTGGCCCAGGTCACCCGTCCGCACGCGCGGCTGCTGGCGGCGACGGGGCTGCTGTTTCCCTTCATCGCCGGGCTGGAGCTGCTCCAGCCTTACCTCCTCAAGGTCGCCATCGACGAGCACATCCTTCGTGGCGATTGGGTCGGGTTGACGGGCGTGGCCACGGTGTTCCTGGGCGTGTTGCTGGCCCTGGCCGGCGGCCGCGCCGCCGAGTCTTACCTGATGCACCTGGCCGGACAGCGCGTGATGCACGATCTGCGCGGCCGCCTGTTCCGGCACCTCCTGCGCCAGGAAGCCGCCTTCTTCGACCGCAATCCGGTGGGGCGGCTCATGACCCGGGTCCTGAACGACGTGGAGGCGATCAGCGAGGCCTTCACCAGCGGGCTGGTGGCCGTGGTGGGGGACGTGATCACGCTGGCCGGCGTGGTGGCGGTGATGCTCTGGATGGACTGGCGTCTGGCCCTGGTCACGTTTTCGCTCATGCCGCTGCTGGGCGGGGGGGCCGCCTACTTCCGCGTGCGGGCCCGCGACGCCTACCGTACGGTGCGGCGCCGCCTGGCCCGGCTCAACGCCTTCCTGCAGGAGTCGCTGCAAGGGATGACCGTCATCCAGCTCTTCGGCCGCGAGGCCCACGAGTTCACCGCCTTCCGCCGGCTCAACGCCGAGCTGCGTCGGGCCATGTTCACCTCAACGGTGTGGGAGGCCTCGCTCTACGCGTCGGTAGAAGCCCTGGGCTCGGCGGCGCTGGCCTTGCTGCTCTGGTACGGCGCCGGCCAGATCACCGCGGAGGCCCTGTCGTTCGGCACGCTGGTCGCCTTCATCCAGTACACCAACCGCTTCTTCCTGCCGATTCGCGACCTGGGCGCCAAGTACACCGTCATGCAGGCCGCCATGGCGTCTTCGGAGCGTGTGTTCGCCCTGCTCGATCGCGAGCCCGCCATCGTCACGCCGCCGGCGATTCCCCCGGCGGCCCGGCCCGCCGCGCCGGCCGTCGCCCTGCGGGGCGTGTGGTTCGCGTACACCGGCCAGGACTGGGTCCTGCGGGACTGCTCCTTGGAGGTGGCGCCGGGAGAGCACGTCGCCCTGGTGGGCCCCACCGGCGAGGGCAAGAGCACGTGCGCGCGCCTGCTGAACCGGGCCTACGACGTGCAGCAGGGGCAGGTGCTGGTGGCCGGCGTCGACGTGCGGGAGTGGGATCTGGAGCGACTGCGCCGGCACGTGGGCGTCGTGTTCCAGGAGACGGTGCTCTTTTCGGGCACGGTGGAGGCGAATCTCATGACCGTCGCCGACGGCCGGGTGAGCCGGACCGATCTGCTCCGGATCCTGGAAGCTGCGCGCTGCGGGCCGCTGCTCGAGGTGCTGCCGCGCGGGCTGGAGGAAGAGCTCGTCGAGCGGGGCGCCAATCTCTCGCACGGCCAGCGCCAGCTCCTGGCCATCGCCCGCGCCCTCGTGTACAATCCCGCCGTTCTCGTTCTCGACGAGGCGACGTCGAGCGTGGATCCGGAGTCCGAGGCGCTGATCCGGCACGCCATCGCTGGCCTGGCGGAGGGCCGAACGACGATCACCATCGCCCACCGGTTGTCGACGGCGCAGCGCGCGGATCGTATCCTCGTCCTGCACCACGGGCGCATCCACGAGGAGGGACGCCACGCCGAGCTGCTGGCCCGCGGCGGCGTGTACGCGCGACTGTGGGAGCTGTCGACCAGCGCGCGCCCGGCCTGA
- a CDS encoding LLM class F420-dependent oxidoreductase: protein MRLALHLSYSGPALDLDMAKVLEAERLGYDSVWTAEAYGSDAVTPAAWIAARTERIHVGTAIMQISARTPAMAAMTAMTLDALSHGRFRMGLGVSGPQVVEGWHGQPFGRPLARTREYVHVVRAILRRDKPLEFRGAFYQIPHTGPGATGLGKPLRSILHGRADLPIYLAAIGPKNVALAAEMADGWIPTFFAPRHMRMFREWLDEGFRAAGGPAVKPVQRFDIMPSVGVVVGDRVDACRAKVKGRLALYVGGMGARGMNFYNELVRRYGYEEAARTIQDLYLSGRKAEAEAAVPDALVDDVALCGPRERIRERLADWRAAGVTTLMIGGDATAVRTMAELAL from the coding sequence ATGAGGCTGGCGCTGCACCTGAGTTATTCGGGCCCCGCGCTGGACCTCGACATGGCCAAGGTGCTGGAAGCGGAGCGGCTCGGGTACGACTCCGTCTGGACCGCCGAGGCCTACGGCTCCGACGCGGTGACGCCGGCGGCCTGGATCGCGGCCCGCACGGAGCGCATCCACGTGGGCACCGCCATCATGCAGATCTCGGCGCGCACGCCGGCCATGGCGGCCATGACGGCGATGACCCTGGATGCCCTCTCGCACGGGCGGTTTCGCATGGGGCTCGGGGTCTCGGGGCCCCAGGTGGTAGAGGGATGGCACGGTCAGCCCTTCGGCCGGCCGCTGGCGCGAACCCGCGAGTACGTGCACGTCGTGCGCGCGATTCTCCGGCGCGACAAGCCGCTGGAGTTCCGTGGCGCGTTCTACCAGATTCCCCATACCGGGCCGGGGGCCACGGGGCTCGGCAAGCCGCTGCGCTCGATCCTCCACGGTCGGGCCGACCTCCCCATCTACCTGGCCGCGATCGGCCCCAAGAACGTGGCCCTGGCCGCGGAGATGGCCGACGGCTGGATCCCGACCTTCTTCGCCCCCCGGCACATGAGGATGTTTCGGGAGTGGCTCGATGAGGGCTTCCGGGCGGCGGGCGGCCCTGCGGTCAAGCCGGTCCAGCGCTTCGACATCATGCCGTCGGTCGGCGTGGTCGTGGGCGACCGCGTGGACGCCTGCCGGGCCAAGGTCAAGGGCCGCCTCGCTCTCTACGTCGGCGGCATGGGCGCCCGGGGAATGAACTTCTACAACGAGCTGGTGCGGCGCTACGGCTACGAGGAGGCGGCCCGCACGATCCAGGATCTGTACCTGAGCGGCCGCAAGGCCGAGGCCGAGGCCGCCGTGCCGGACGCGCTCGTGGATGACGTCGCGCTCTGCGGGCCGCGCGAGCGCATCCGGGAGCGGCTCGCCGACTGGCGGGCGGCCGGCGTGACCACCCTGATGATCGGCGGCGATGCGACGGCCGTTCGCACGATGGCCGAGCTCGCGCTCTAG
- a CDS encoding 2-dehydropantoate 2-reductase, protein MNGLRIVIVGAGGVGGYFGARLAQAGAPVTLVARGAHLAAIQRDGLRVSSTVEGDYTVKVEAVERLAGRAPADVIVLSVKSFDTEAALAAAEPALGADTAVLSLQNGVVNLELVQARVGIARTLGGAAYVFAERVAPGVIAHRFAGRVAFGELDGRISPRLERLRAAFALAGVPAEVSTDIRRVVWEKYLLICAQAGITAVTGCPSGVVRAVPETWRLYRLLLEELAALAAGAGVRLGPDVVERILAAASALGPDTRSSLADDLAASRRLELEALHGYAVRLGQRLGVPTPSLFAVYAALKPRAEGARGRGTG, encoded by the coding sequence GTGAACGGGTTGCGGATCGTCATCGTCGGCGCCGGCGGCGTCGGAGGCTACTTCGGCGCGCGATTGGCCCAGGCCGGCGCGCCGGTGACCCTCGTGGCTCGTGGCGCCCACCTGGCCGCCATCCAGCGCGACGGGCTGCGGGTGTCCTCCACCGTCGAGGGCGACTACACGGTCAAGGTCGAGGCGGTCGAGCGGCTTGCCGGCCGGGCCCCCGCCGACGTCATCGTGCTCTCCGTGAAGTCCTTCGACACCGAAGCGGCGCTGGCCGCGGCGGAGCCGGCGCTGGGAGCGGACACCGCGGTCCTGTCGTTGCAGAACGGCGTCGTGAACCTCGAGCTGGTGCAAGCCCGCGTGGGCATCGCCCGCACGCTGGGCGGCGCCGCCTACGTGTTCGCCGAGCGGGTGGCGCCCGGCGTGATCGCCCACCGCTTCGCCGGCCGGGTCGCGTTCGGCGAGCTCGACGGTCGCATCAGCCCACGCCTCGAGCGGCTGCGCGCGGCATTCGCCCTCGCCGGCGTGCCCGCGGAGGTGTCCACGGACATTCGCCGCGTGGTCTGGGAGAAGTACCTCCTCATCTGCGCCCAGGCCGGGATCACGGCGGTCACGGGCTGTCCTTCGGGCGTCGTGCGCGCCGTGCCGGAGACCTGGCGCCTCTACCGACTCCTCCTCGAGGAGCTGGCCGCCCTGGCCGCCGGGGCCGGCGTGCGGCTCGGGCCGGACGTGGTCGAGCGTATCCTGGCGGCGGCCTCCGCGCTCGGTCCCGACACCCGATCCTCGCTGGCCGACGACCTCGCCGCGAGCCGCCGGCTCGAGCTGGAGGCCCTGCACGGGTATGCGGTCAGACTCGGCCAGCGGCTCGGGGTGCCGACGCCCTCGCTGTTCGCCGTGTACGCGGCGCTCAAGCCGCGCGCGGAGGGCGCCCGCGGTCGAGGGACGGGCTGA